The Desulforegulaceae bacterium genome includes a window with the following:
- a CDS encoding PilT/PilU family type 4a pilus ATPase, with amino-acid sequence MQEKFIKIISNGIKNGSSDIHITGGHRVVFRKNGEIYFTDEQGFTSEELDILVKQILSPSELKILKRRYSVDLAKSFFHIRVRINIFVTTRGLSIAMRLLPGAIPDFEALNLHPCFKEICLETSGLILICGATGSGKTTTMAAMLNHINQNRRAHVITLEDPVEYRFSSKNSFFEQRELGAHLTSFDQGLLDVLREAPDVIMVGELREPETIRLTLNAAESGHLVIASLHAANSEDALYRICNSFPSEAQDIVRTQLSSVLSFLVVQKLEFNEKSGFYLPVLSILKGTRAVKSVIRENRFTQIEGMLQTSAKDGMFTQERYISDFLNKKTVFNSPGNIFKPSKESTKEKEYRSFVIDSNEGFESHGFKETLENKYPKIKFENSDKVHRPLKKARDEDLKTYHLQEDASFEDIIASFKSEDEK; translated from the coding sequence ATGCAGGAAAAATTTATAAAAATTATTTCAAATGGAATCAAAAACGGCTCTTCAGATATTCATATAACAGGGGGCCATAGGGTGGTTTTTAGAAAAAACGGTGAAATTTATTTTACCGATGAACAAGGATTTACCAGTGAAGAATTAGATATACTTGTAAAACAAATCCTTAGTCCAAGTGAACTTAAAATTTTAAAAAGAAGATATTCTGTAGATCTTGCAAAAAGTTTTTTTCATATAAGAGTAAGAATTAATATTTTTGTAACAACAAGAGGGTTAAGTATTGCAATGCGTCTTCTTCCCGGAGCAATACCTGATTTTGAAGCCCTTAATCTTCACCCCTGTTTCAAGGAAATTTGTCTGGAGACTTCAGGTCTTATTTTAATCTGCGGTGCAACAGGGAGCGGGAAAACCACAACAATGGCTGCCATGCTCAATCATATAAATCAAAACAGAAGAGCCCATGTTATAACTTTGGAAGATCCTGTTGAATACAGGTTTTCTTCAAAAAATTCTTTTTTTGAGCAAAGGGAGCTTGGAGCCCACCTAACTTCTTTTGATCAGGGACTTTTAGATGTTTTAAGGGAAGCCCCTGATGTGATAATGGTTGGTGAGCTTAGGGAACCTGAAACCATAAGACTTACATTAAATGCAGCAGAATCAGGCCACCTTGTAATCGCATCCCTTCATGCAGCAAATTCTGAAGATGCTCTTTACAGAATTTGTAATTCCTTTCCATCTGAAGCCCAGGACATTGTAAGAACTCAGCTATCATCTGTTTTATCTTTTCTTGTTGTTCAAAAGCTTGAATTTAATGAAAAATCAGGTTTTTATTTGCCTGTTCTTTCCATTTTAAAAGGTACAAGAGCTGTAAAATCTGTAATAAGAGAAAATCGTTTTACACAAATTGAAGGAATGCTTCAAACATCAGCCAAAGACGGGATGTTTACCCAGGAAAGATATATTAGTGATTTTTTGAATAAAAAAACTGTTTTTAATTCCCCGGGCAATATATTTAAGCCTTCAAAAGAATCAACTAAAGAAAAGGAATACAGATCTTTTGTTATTGATTCAAATGAGGGTTTTGAAAGCCATGGTTTTAAAGAAACTTTGGAAAATAAATATCCAAAAATAAAGTTTGAAAATTCAGATAAGGTTCATCGTCCCTTAAAAAAAGCAAGGGATGAAGATTTAAAAACTTATCATCTTCAGGAAGATGCTTCTTTTGAAGATATTATTGCCTCTTTTAAGTCTGAGGATGAAAAATGA
- a CDS encoding sigma-54 dependent transcriptional regulator, whose amino-acid sequence MKPYINLKINLNLYFLIPLISGLLGFLSVIIGSFFPKDCAYLYLTGIIFGFFSGGFSFYILKLLLEPAEKLAQKFQINTNDKKDKIKKNYEKDQLKEIKKTFVYLEKILESDEKLKYFPDIITNSNIMKSELKKALQAAPTNASVLITGESGTGKELVCDAIVSNSKRKNNPLIKINCSAIPENLVESELFGYSKGAFTGADSNKKGKFFLANNGTIFLDEIGDMPLDVQAKLLRVLENQEINPLGTEKTIKINVRVIAAANISPETLIKEKKLREDLFYRLSVIMINLPPLRQRKEDIKDLTNYFIKNHTDSPSISKSALELLKNYDWPGNIRELKNIIERAGIYSGKKEISPENLPSEIGGIKSIELGKNFDSNTKENQNLDQTLSQIEISIIEKALENNLGIQSKAAIELGITQRSLWNRIKKFSIDVEEFKT is encoded by the coding sequence ATGAAGCCCTATATAAATTTGAAAATCAATTTAAATCTTTATTTTTTAATTCCCCTTATTTCAGGACTTTTGGGTTTTTTAAGTGTGATCATTGGTTCGTTTTTTCCTAAAGACTGTGCTTATCTTTATTTAACAGGGATAATCTTTGGGTTTTTTTCAGGAGGATTTAGTTTTTATATTTTAAAACTTTTACTTGAACCTGCTGAAAAACTGGCTCAAAAATTCCAGATAAATACAAATGATAAAAAAGATAAAATCAAAAAAAACTATGAAAAAGATCAGCTTAAAGAAATAAAAAAAACTTTTGTTTATCTTGAAAAGATTTTGGAATCAGATGAAAAGCTCAAATATTTTCCGGATATAATAACAAATTCCAATATTATGAAATCCGAGCTTAAAAAAGCCCTTCAGGCGGCTCCAACCAATGCTTCAGTTTTAATAACAGGTGAAAGCGGAACAGGAAAAGAGCTTGTCTGCGATGCTATTGTTTCAAACAGCAAAAGAAAAAATAATCCCCTTATAAAAATAAACTGCTCTGCCATTCCTGAAAATCTTGTGGAATCAGAGCTTTTTGGATACTCTAAAGGTGCTTTTACAGGAGCAGATTCAAATAAAAAAGGAAAATTTTTTCTGGCAAACAATGGAACAATTTTCCTTGATGAAATAGGAGATATGCCCCTTGATGTTCAGGCAAAGCTTTTAAGAGTATTGGAAAATCAGGAAATCAATCCCCTTGGAACAGAAAAAACAATAAAAATCAATGTAAGGGTGATTGCAGCGGCAAATATAAGCCCTGAAACCCTTATAAAAGAAAAAAAATTAAGAGAAGACCTGTTTTACAGGCTTTCAGTAATTATGATAAATCTTCCTCCTTTAAGACAGAGAAAAGAAGATATAAAAGATTTAACCAATTATTTTATTAAAAACCACACAGATTCTCCTTCAATTTCAAAATCTGCCCTTGAACTTTTAAAAAACTATGATTGGCCAGGAAACATAAGGGAGCTTAAAAATATTATTGAAAGGGCCGGAATTTATTCAGGTAAAAAAGAAATATCTCCAGAAAATCTTCCTTCTGAAATTGGAGGAATAAAATCCATTGAACTTGGAAAAAATTTTGATTCTAATACAAAAGAAAATCAAAACTTAGATCAAACCCTTTCTCAAATTGAAATTTCAATTATTGAAAAAGCTCTGGAAAACAATTTGGGTATTCAATCGAAAGCTGCAATTGAACTTGGAATAACACAAAGAAGCCTTTGGAACAGAATTAAGAAATTTTCCATTGATGTGGAAGAGTTTAAAACCTAA
- the pilQ gene encoding type IV pilus secretin PilQ encodes MINTKTALKLLGLVLIFIFAFSSCSSKETEVGKDNFFKEWKAKAEISRGYSPPDPLSEEITEETIFQKPGDKEVVQVKPQFIPGGVDLDALSGMDELPDSLMTIKMRNVEVATLLRALAKGAGKNIILSQNISGQADIHAENTPWKEIFASILRSHGLTYNIIGNTIRIKTLEDMKRDFEIENQFIDQKQKRKSLKQQEIITKVFFLKYSDPETSAELIRPFISKTNSQADSIQKAVAIDKRNNAIIVHASAQDIAQCEDLLKKTDKPVKQILIEAQIVETSKDTARELGIQWGGVGKGKNNHYITTGTIDPSSHSLDTPVNPEGGWGANFGVDVAEKGFSLGYIYEDLGVSLISAQLTALENEGRLNILSRPSISTLNNSTAIIESGSDVPYQTVEDGEVSTEWKKAVLKLEVVPHIIDDKTLKVKIKTNKDELDWSKANISQGNPTVITKSAETEMILFDGETTVIGGLNKETQNKSSYGVPFLKDIPLLGYLFKGSEKNNGYEEILIFITPHILKSHNQYSEISN; translated from the coding sequence ATGATAAATACAAAAACAGCTTTAAAACTTCTTGGTTTAGTTCTTATTTTTATTTTTGCATTTTCTTCATGTTCATCAAAAGAAACTGAAGTGGGCAAAGACAATTTTTTTAAAGAGTGGAAAGCAAAAGCAGAAATTTCAAGGGGATATTCCCCTCCTGATCCTTTGTCAGAGGAAATAACTGAAGAAACTATTTTTCAAAAACCTGGAGACAAGGAAGTTGTCCAGGTAAAACCTCAATTTATTCCGGGCGGAGTTGACTTAGACGCTCTTTCAGGAATGGATGAACTACCTGACAGCTTAATGACAATCAAAATGAGAAATGTTGAGGTTGCCACTCTTTTAAGAGCTCTTGCAAAAGGTGCTGGTAAAAATATAATCCTGAGTCAAAATATAAGCGGACAGGCTGATATTCATGCAGAAAACACTCCCTGGAAAGAAATCTTTGCCAGTATTTTAAGAAGTCATGGACTCACCTACAATATTATTGGAAATACAATCAGAATCAAAACCCTTGAAGACATGAAAAGGGATTTTGAAATTGAAAATCAATTTATAGATCAAAAACAAAAAAGAAAAAGCCTTAAACAACAGGAAATTATTACAAAAGTATTTTTTCTCAAATACTCAGACCCTGAAACTTCTGCTGAACTTATAAGGCCTTTTATAAGCAAAACCAATTCCCAGGCAGATTCAATTCAAAAAGCCGTGGCAATAGATAAAAGAAACAACGCCATTATTGTCCATGCTTCTGCTCAGGATATAGCCCAATGTGAAGACCTTCTTAAAAAAACAGACAAACCTGTAAAACAAATTTTAATAGAAGCCCAGATTGTTGAAACAAGTAAAGATACAGCCCGTGAACTTGGAATCCAATGGGGTGGAGTTGGAAAAGGAAAAAACAATCATTATATAACAACCGGAACTATAGATCCTTCTTCCCATTCTTTGGACACTCCTGTAAATCCAGAAGGAGGCTGGGGAGCAAACTTTGGAGTTGATGTTGCAGAAAAGGGTTTTTCCCTTGGCTATATTTATGAAGATCTCGGGGTAAGCCTTATTTCAGCCCAGCTTACAGCCCTTGAAAATGAAGGAAGATTAAATATTCTTTCAAGACCTTCAATTTCAACCCTAAATAATTCAACTGCAATTATTGAAAGCGGAAGCGATGTTCCATACCAGACAGTTGAAGACGGGGAAGTAAGTACTGAATGGAAAAAAGCAGTGCTTAAACTTGAAGTGGTTCCCCATATAATTGACGATAAAACCTTAAAAGTTAAAATCAAAACAAATAAAGATGAATTAGACTGGTCAAAAGCCAATATTTCACAGGGAAACCCTACAGTGATAACCAAAAGTGCTGAAACAGAAATGATTCTTTTTGATGGGGAAACTACAGTTATAGGCGGTCTTAACAAAGAGACTCAAAACAAAAGCAGTTATGGAGTTCCTTTTTTAAAGGATATTCCCCTTCTTGGATATCTTTTTAAAGGTTCTGAAAAAAACAATGGTTATGAAGAAATTTTAATTTTCATAACTCCCCATATTCTGAAATCCCATAATCAGTATTCAGAAATTTCAAACTAG
- a CDS encoding ATPase, T2SS/T4P/T4SS family has product MAMTQNRRKRLGEMLVDSGHLTEEDLLKHINVQKKSGLKLGEFLIKEGVVSEARIVDMISKQAGIKKYNPDNYPVSSYLSKYIDKNSARKYLSAPLNKKFNLLQVAMTDPLDIRIVDSIEVETNMEVEPVICTEQEFNHLFSIIYGSDVENELIEEGRAAAEEMDFKDEPDQGSYSEDTEISSLQNMAEEAPVIRLVNALLSQAIKQGASDVHISPERTYVQVRFRIDGKLQEVPGPPKSMFLSIISRLKILAHLDISISRIPQDGRFSVQINNKEINIRVSTIPTIYGENLVMRLLNTSTGILTLDQMGLYKKDKEKLLRAVKRPYGMILATGPTGSGKSTTLFALLNEINKPDINIITLEDPVEYRMEKIRQAQLNRKAGMTFANGLKSILRQDPDVIMVGEIRDSETAGVATQAALTGHLVFSTVHTNDSAGAITRFIDMGIEPFLVSSVMVVSIAQRLIRKICPYCAEPYSPPQKALEFMDLQPSDLNEFKKGKGCSYCFNTGYKGRMGIYEILEIDDEVQEMILSGKTSRQISLDSIAKGKLRTLKKDAAQKAAQGLTTIEEAASGVMN; this is encoded by the coding sequence ATGGCTATGACTCAGAATAGAAGAAAAAGACTTGGAGAAATGCTTGTAGACTCCGGGCATCTTACAGAAGAAGATTTACTAAAACATATAAATGTTCAAAAAAAATCAGGGCTTAAACTTGGAGAATTCCTTATAAAAGAAGGAGTTGTAAGTGAAGCCAGGATTGTTGACATGATATCAAAACAAGCAGGGATAAAAAAATACAACCCAGACAATTACCCTGTGAGTTCTTATCTTTCAAAATATATTGATAAAAATTCAGCAAGAAAATATCTATCAGCTCCCTTAAACAAAAAATTCAACCTTCTTCAGGTTGCAATGACAGATCCCCTTGATATTAGAATTGTGGATTCCATTGAAGTTGAAACCAATATGGAAGTTGAACCTGTAATCTGCACAGAACAGGAGTTCAACCATCTTTTCAGTATAATTTACGGTTCCGATGTTGAAAATGAGCTGATTGAAGAAGGAAGAGCTGCAGCTGAAGAAATGGATTTTAAAGATGAGCCGGATCAAGGAAGTTATTCAGAAGATACAGAAATCTCATCACTTCAGAATATGGCCGAAGAAGCTCCTGTAATAAGGCTTGTAAATGCTCTTTTATCCCAGGCAATCAAACAAGGGGCAAGTGATGTTCATATAAGCCCGGAAAGAACCTATGTTCAGGTAAGATTTAGAATTGACGGCAAACTCCAGGAAGTGCCGGGCCCTCCAAAATCAATGTTTTTATCAATTATTTCAAGACTTAAAATTCTTGCCCATTTAGATATTTCTATTTCAAGAATTCCCCAGGACGGAAGATTTTCAGTACAAATAAATAATAAAGAAATAAATATAAGGGTTTCCACAATTCCAACAATTTATGGGGAAAATCTTGTAATGAGGCTTCTTAATACCTCAACCGGGATTTTAACCCTGGATCAGATGGGACTTTATAAAAAAGATAAAGAAAAACTTTTAAGAGCAGTAAAAAGACCTTACGGAATGATTCTTGCCACAGGCCCAACAGGCAGCGGTAAAAGCACGACCTTATTTGCACTTTTAAATGAAATAAACAAACCGGATATAAATATAATAACCCTTGAAGATCCTGTAGAATACAGAATGGAAAAAATAAGACAGGCCCAGCTAAATAGAAAAGCCGGAATGACATTCGCCAACGGACTTAAATCCATTCTCCGCCAGGACCCTGACGTAATCATGGTGGGAGAAATAAGAGACAGTGAAACAGCAGGAGTTGCAACCCAGGCAGCCCTTACAGGCCATCTTGTTTTTTCAACTGTTCATACAAACGACTCAGCAGGAGCAATTACAAGATTTATAGACATGGGAATTGAACCTTTTCTTGTTTCTTCAGTAATGGTTGTTTCCATTGCCCAAAGGCTTATTAGAAAAATCTGTCCCTATTGTGCAGAACCCTATTCTCCTCCACAAAAAGCTTTGGAATTTATGGACTTGCAACCATCTGATTTGAATGAATTTAAAAAAGGAAAAGGATGCAGTTATTGCTTTAATACAGGTTACAAAGGAAGAATGGGAATTTATGAAATCCTTGAAATTGATGATGAAGTTCAGGAAATGATTTTAAGTGGAAAAACTTCAAGACAGATTTCACTGGATTCAATAGCCAAAGGGAAATTAAGAACCCTTAAAAAAGACGCAGCCCAAAAAGCCGCCCAGGGCCTTACAACAATTGAAGAAGCAGCTTCTGGAGTAATGAACTAA
- a CDS encoding type II secretion system F family protein, which produces MAKYSYKGLTENGNLISGEIEADSIEKAKEAIAAKGYIPVEVKKGGIDQKENPFEKINLYFTPVKSRDLILFTKQLKTMLSAGVPIIQIFDTLENQTENLKLKKAIITIGSDLKEGISIYKAFKNHDHIFSELYCSMLKAGESSGSIINILERLIYIIEHEEKVKSDVKSAMNYPIIVLCFLGVAFFVLLMFVIPKFVTIFKSAGIDLPLPTKICLTLYSFISGYWVYILIFGAVFLFILKKFLKTPKGLLIKDGFLLQIPIIGELIVKASMSRFASIFSILQTSGVPVLEAFDILGNTIGNAAITKQFNKISEELKKGRGISTPLKSAKYFPPMVINMISIGEESGELDKMLAEISSHYDSEVEYTTKQLSDALGPFLTLALAGVVGFFALAIFLPMWDLTKMVN; this is translated from the coding sequence ATGGCCAAATATTCCTACAAAGGACTTACTGAAAACGGAAACCTGATTTCAGGAGAAATTGAAGCAGATTCAATTGAAAAAGCAAAAGAAGCAATTGCAGCAAAAGGTTATATTCCTGTTGAAGTTAAAAAAGGAGGAATTGATCAAAAAGAAAACCCCTTTGAAAAAATAAATCTTTATTTTACCCCTGTAAAATCAAGGGATTTAATTTTATTTACCAAACAGCTTAAAACCATGCTTTCAGCAGGAGTTCCAATTATCCAGATTTTTGACACCCTGGAAAATCAGACTGAAAATTTAAAACTAAAAAAAGCAATAATAACCATAGGGAGTGATTTAAAAGAAGGAATAAGCATTTATAAAGCTTTTAAAAATCATGACCATATTTTTTCAGAACTATATTGCAGCATGCTAAAGGCAGGTGAATCTTCAGGGTCAATTATAAATATTCTTGAAAGACTGATTTATATAATAGAGCATGAAGAAAAAGTAAAATCCGATGTAAAATCAGCCATGAATTATCCCATAATTGTGCTTTGTTTTCTTGGAGTTGCTTTTTTTGTTCTTCTTATGTTTGTTATTCCTAAATTTGTAACAATTTTTAAAAGTGCAGGAATAGATCTTCCCCTTCCCACAAAAATTTGTCTTACTCTTTATAGTTTTATTTCAGGGTATTGGGTTTATATTTTAATTTTTGGAGCAGTTTTTCTTTTTATTTTGAAAAAATTTTTAAAAACCCCAAAGGGACTTTTAATTAAAGACGGTTTTCTCCTTCAAATTCCCATAATTGGCGAACTTATAGTAAAAGCATCAATGTCAAGATTTGCCAGTATATTTTCAATTCTCCAGACAAGCGGGGTTCCTGTGCTTGAAGCCTTTGATATTTTGGGAAATACAATTGGAAATGCCGCAATTACAAAACAATTTAATAAAATAAGCGAAGAACTTAAAAAAGGCAGGGGAATTTCCACCCCCTTGAAATCTGCCAAATATTTTCCTCCCATGGTTATTAATATGATTTCCATTGGTGAAGAATCAGGTGAGCTTGATAAAATGCTGGCTGAAATTTCCAGTCATTATGATTCTGAAGTTGAATATACAACAAAACAGCTTTCAGATGCTTTGGGCCCTTTTTTAACCCTTGCCCTTGCAGGGGTGGTGGGATTTTTTGCTTTGGCAATTTTTCTTCCAATGTGGGATCTTACAAAAATGGTAAATTAA
- a CDS encoding prepilin-type N-terminal cleavage/methylation domain-containing protein, with product MENKRNFINNQGGFTLIEIIATLVILGILAAVAVPKFVDLQTEAREKAVEAALAAGVSNATMTYAKFILSNGFEPAGIYDAAWRKAAANATPVEIPIKLGDFDATYEYAPTTGKVTVTIVKEASSPSLTPAWFEDVDAAKKTKTFPLGPETTP from the coding sequence ATGGAAAACAAAAGAAATTTTATTAACAATCAGGGTGGATTTACCCTTATTGAAATTATTGCAACACTTGTGATTCTTGGTATTCTGGCTGCTGTTGCTGTGCCTAAGTTTGTTGATTTGCAGACTGAAGCCAGAGAAAAAGCAGTAGAAGCAGCTCTTGCAGCTGGTGTTTCCAATGCTACCATGACTTACGCTAAATTTATTCTTTCTAATGGCTTTGAACCTGCTGGTATCTATGATGCTGCTTGGAGAAAAGCAGCTGCTAACGCTACACCTGTAGAAATTCCTATTAAATTAGGAGACTTTGATGCAACCTACGAATATGCTCCAACTACTGGCAAAGTTACCGTTACAATTGTAAAGGAGGCAAGTTCTCCTAGTCTTACCCCTGCATGGTTTGAAGATGTAGATGCAGCTAAAAAAACGAAAACCTTTCCACTAGGACCAGAAACGACACCGTAA
- a CDS encoding DsrE family protein: MKKIAFFVFNGDPMCFVHVLLNSLDMKEKGYDIKLVIEGASAGLIPKLDSLDKPIPDLWEKVKSKNIVDAVCKACAYKLGGLDSAKEQNLPLKGDMSGHPSMTSYIEEGYEIITF, from the coding sequence TTGAAAAAAATAGCTTTTTTTGTATTCAACGGAGATCCCATGTGTTTTGTTCATGTACTTTTAAACAGCCTTGATATGAAAGAAAAAGGATATGATATCAAACTTGTCATAGAAGGAGCTTCAGCAGGACTTATTCCCAAACTTGATTCTTTAGACAAGCCAATACCTGATTTATGGGAAAAAGTTAAATCCAAAAATATAGTTGATGCTGTTTGCAAGGCATGTGCATATAAACTTGGCGGGCTAGATTCTGCAAAAGAACAAAATCTTCCCCTTAAAGGAGATATGAGCGGCCATCCTTCAATGACCTCATATATTGAAGAAGGTTATGAAATAATTACTTTTTAA
- a CDS encoding flavodoxin domain-containing protein, with the protein MDMTKVCKGIYNVGVRDWDIRDFHGYSTYQGTTYNAFLIIDEKVVLIDTVKKPFTTQLLENIKKIIDPTKIDMVISNHSEMDHTGALPHIMHHIGIDKPIYCSKAGKNNIEAHFGKDRFNFQVVKSGEEINTGTKTLSFLETKMLHWPDSMFTYAKEDKVLFSSDAFGQHYAGPAAFDDQLTEEEMLGHAKKYYANILLPFSALVKKLVKDVEEMNLEIDFICPDHGVMFRKDPGKIINKYKEWAEQKPGKKAVLIYDTMWESTRRMADEIANAISEKNISVVCMNTRRCHRSDIITEVMDCGAVVIGSPTLNNNIFPALSDILTYMKGLKPKNKIGAAFGSYGWSGEAVGILNKYIEEAGYELADPGVKVQYVPDESDLEKCRELGYKIADMLEKLDS; encoded by the coding sequence ATGGATATGACTAAAGTTTGCAAAGGTATTTACAATGTTGGAGTAAGAGACTGGGATATCAGAGATTTTCACGGGTATTCCACTTATCAGGGAACAACCTACAATGCATTTCTTATTATAGATGAAAAAGTTGTTCTCATTGATACAGTGAAAAAACCTTTTACAACCCAGCTTCTGGAAAATATTAAAAAAATAATTGATCCCACAAAAATTGACATGGTTATAAGCAACCATTCTGAAATGGATCATACAGGGGCACTCCCTCACATCATGCATCATATAGGTATAGACAAGCCTATTTATTGCTCAAAAGCCGGAAAAAACAATATTGAGGCTCATTTTGGCAAGGACAGGTTTAATTTTCAGGTGGTAAAATCAGGAGAAGAAATAAACACAGGAACCAAAACCCTTTCTTTTCTTGAAACAAAAATGCTTCACTGGCCCGACAGCATGTTCACCTATGCAAAGGAAGATAAGGTACTTTTTTCAAGTGATGCTTTTGGTCAGCATTATGCAGGCCCTGCAGCATTTGACGATCAGCTGACTGAAGAGGAAATGCTTGGTCATGCAAAAAAATATTATGCAAACATCCTCCTTCCTTTTTCTGCTCTTGTAAAAAAACTTGTTAAAGATGTTGAGGAAATGAATCTTGAAATAGATTTTATTTGCCCTGACCACGGGGTGATGTTTAGAAAAGACCCTGGAAAAATTATAAACAAATACAAGGAATGGGCTGAGCAGAAACCTGGTAAAAAAGCAGTGCTTATCTATGATACAATGTGGGAAAGCACAAGAAGAATGGCTGATGAAATTGCAAATGCAATATCTGAAAAAAACATCTCAGTTGTATGTATGAATACAAGAAGATGCCATAGAAGCGATATAATCACAGAAGTGATGGACTGCGGAGCAGTGGTTATAGGATCGCCAACTTTAAACAACAATATTTTCCCAGCTCTTTCAGACATACTTACCTATATGAAAGGGCTTAAGCCGAAAAACAAAATCGGAGCAGCTTTTGGTTCTTACGGATGGAGTGGAGAAGCTGTGGGAATTTTAAATAAATATATTGAAGAGGCCGGATATGAGCTTGCTGATCCCGGTGTTAAAGTTCAATATGTTCCAGATGAGTCAGACCTTGAAAAATGTCGGGAACTTGGATATAAAATCGCCGACATGCTTGAAAAACTAGATTCTTAA